In Timaviella obliquedivisa GSE-PSE-MK23-08B, one DNA window encodes the following:
- a CDS encoding DUF4159 domain-containing protein translates to MYSSPRTLPLERLQVTDGLLLTAERWRVAHEYHRQRQNVHYQSLHQPGIVCGLKVGVVAAPEEFAAQYRDRRWLKVQPGVAIDTLGNPIIVPEAIVYRLASEPPRSGTAVIYLVLSYVDPDRLQRSVEPELVQETFRIDEKTTPPDALEVELCRIVIQTGSVCLEENADVFSPSINHVDLRYRQQVQARPLGMVSVAQVNGAESAPERWAELVRSLPALYPGLGAVVAQTALTGDSTADLLTLDSNQLTFDDLTLENLKQHLASGGTVLVNALGHTRFFKLALIRQELQQALATVRRDVSLEAEQQQVEAELAEVETSLQDLLETIAQPVKTLAEQISFAIHDASRHDLGHDAGDDSRVELEDDLRSLDRHHPLRSQPFVFAQFPVIHGMPIEILAWGGIVLVIGDLSEAWALTEGLMLPRETIRAAQELGINILHFAWKRKQLVSV, encoded by the coding sequence ATGTATTCTTCTCCTCGAACGCTGCCGCTAGAACGACTGCAAGTAACTGATGGTTTGCTGTTAACGGCGGAGCGTTGGCGGGTGGCGCATGAGTATCATCGACAGCGCCAGAATGTTCATTATCAGTCGTTGCATCAGCCGGGAATTGTGTGTGGGTTGAAGGTGGGTGTGGTAGCTGCACCAGAGGAATTTGCAGCGCAGTACCGCGATCGCCGCTGGTTAAAGGTACAGCCGGGGGTAGCGATCGATACATTGGGTAATCCGATTATTGTGCCGGAAGCGATCGTTTATCGGTTAGCTTCGGAGCCGCCGCGATCGGGAACGGCGGTAATTTATTTGGTGCTGAGCTATGTTGATCCCGATCGCCTTCAACGTTCTGTAGAGCCAGAGTTGGTGCAGGAGACGTTCCGAATTGATGAGAAAACGACTCCACCCGATGCGTTAGAGGTAGAGCTATGCCGCATTGTCATTCAGACAGGAAGTGTGTGTTTGGAGGAGAATGCTGATGTGTTTTCTCCGAGTATTAATCATGTAGATTTACGGTATCGGCAGCAGGTGCAGGCGCGTCCTTTAGGAATGGTGAGTGTAGCGCAGGTGAACGGGGCGGAATCTGCGCCAGAGCGTTGGGCAGAATTGGTGCGATCGTTGCCTGCTCTATATCCGGGGCTGGGCGCAGTTGTGGCACAAACAGCTTTAACTGGAGATTCGACCGCCGATTTGCTAACGTTGGACTCCAATCAGCTAACGTTTGACGATCTGACTCTGGAAAATCTGAAACAGCATTTGGCTTCAGGGGGTACAGTATTGGTCAATGCGTTAGGGCATACTCGCTTTTTTAAGCTGGCACTAATCCGACAAGAGCTACAACAAGCATTGGCAACAGTTCGTAGAGATGTGAGCTTGGAGGCAGAACAGCAGCAGGTTGAGGCAGAATTGGCGGAGGTTGAGACAAGTTTGCAGGATCTGTTGGAGACGATCGCTCAACCCGTTAAAACTTTAGCCGAACAAATTAGTTTTGCAATTCATGATGCTTCACGACATGATCTGGGGCACGATGCGGGTGATGACTCAAGAGTTGAATTGGAAGATGATCTGAGATCGTTAGATCGCCATCATCCGCTGCGATCGCAGCCGTTTGTGTTTGCTCAGTTTCCGGTGATCCATGGAATGCCAATTGAAATTTTAGCTTGGGGTGGCATTGTTTTGGTGATTGGTGATTTGAGTGAAGCTTGGGCATTAACGGAGGGACTGATGCTGCCAAGAGAGACGATACGAGCAGCACAAGAGTTAGGAATCAACATCCTACATTTTGCTTGGAAGCGTAAGCAATTAGTTTCGGTTTAA
- a CDS encoding phage tail protein yields MAQTRPGQSFSLQLTPMQVAGALSGTGTETSLGATSGAIDAPPELSLLLYPGEPSEMVVQIKNLERDRLELSLQVEGDFPSNWCSVGTEGTEILAGRQMDAVLHFQIAADFFEQHGEHGENPTLKLDYQGRLVVYSVEPATGRRQVEFASFRLHLRPRSLYAKFLPSIYQELDFVGRFLKIFEQAFEPAVNSLDTLWAYLDPITAPQGMLPFLAHWVGWTPQSYLPLNRQRDLIRNAMQIYRWRGTRRGLRFYLHLATSLPLDDDCVREEDRHISISESFHRGFIVGEARVGEDATLGGGRPYHFSVQIYLDDLEQINEQLVRSIIAQEKPAFCTYDLRIGVRQRVGAALEGVGISSF; encoded by the coding sequence ATGGCTCAGACCAGACCGGGACAGTCTTTTAGCCTTCAGTTAACTCCCATGCAGGTGGCAGGTGCCCTTTCAGGAACGGGGACTGAGACGTCTCTGGGGGCGACTTCTGGGGCGATCGATGCACCGCCAGAACTGAGTCTGCTGCTGTATCCGGGTGAACCGAGCGAAATGGTGGTGCAGATTAAAAATTTGGAGCGCGATCGCCTGGAGCTATCGCTGCAAGTGGAAGGGGATTTTCCGTCCAATTGGTGTTCCGTTGGCACGGAGGGAACGGAGATTCTAGCGGGACGGCAGATGGATGCAGTGCTGCATTTTCAAATTGCGGCTGACTTTTTTGAGCAGCATGGGGAACATGGGGAAAATCCGACGCTGAAGTTAGATTATCAGGGTCGCTTAGTAGTCTATTCGGTTGAGCCAGCTACGGGGCGGCGACAGGTTGAATTTGCCTCGTTTAGACTGCATTTACGTCCTCGAAGTTTGTATGCTAAGTTTCTGCCCTCAATTTATCAAGAGCTTGATTTTGTGGGGCGGTTTCTGAAGATTTTTGAGCAGGCGTTTGAACCAGCGGTAAATTCTTTAGATACGCTGTGGGCATATCTTGATCCGATTACGGCTCCTCAAGGAATGCTGCCGTTTCTAGCGCATTGGGTGGGCTGGACACCGCAATCCTATTTACCATTGAATCGACAACGAGATTTGATTCGGAATGCCATGCAGATTTATCGATGGCGAGGAACGCGGAGAGGGCTGCGGTTTTACCTACACCTAGCCACGAGTTTACCGCTAGATGATGATTGTGTGCGTGAAGAAGATAGGCACATTAGTATATCGGAGTCATTCCATCGGGGGTTTATTGTGGGAGAGGCTCGGGTAGGAGAAGATGCGACGTTAGGAGGGGGGCGACCTTACCACTTTAGTGTTCAAATTTATTTAGATGATTTGGAACAGATTAATGAACAGTTGGTGCGATCGATAATTGCACAAGAGAAGCCCGCTTTTTGTACGTATGATTTGAGAATTGGGGTACGACAAAGAGTGGGTGCTGCTCTGGAGGGGGTTGGGATAAGCTCTTTTTGA
- a CDS encoding WD40 repeat domain-containing protein, with protein sequence MSKLITTVLSTQTLKYKPGSTASFDVVVTNNSTEFSTFQLEVAASGVEAHANYWYRLAPDVSAKIPGGDRTQFTVTIIDVPPVPGGFAGTMTLTIRVLSLDLRDEDRQVLNLLVEGTGVLSPRLELPSRKFQGVPGDLIEMPVTIYNLNRHSANVSLRILGLELAWMVDGGERRIQVPPNGQLETILLCLLPSPVQAPSEIYQFIIEARQPQAAPAQVEAVLTVMPLGYVDFRCHPLRQRIPATRGWWKNRRADSAIYTLELDNQSNLQQTVTVDVQQKDVSVQSLLLAGGALFEIPARGRQKAQARLRSRLEVTPENAVLNIGETNTLQLKVRHPRPYVGWSHQLVLQVKAMLAEPGLEVRNNTQTLRLKVLPIVPWFLQLLFLLMLMLALFIPALLKSGHQAPVNAVQFNGLATEVVSASDDETIRRWQVKGERLISEGIVNRADKAIRVVRYRPVDNDLIADGFENGQIQISNLLTRKLQSSFFHKKDDRVFDIRFAQDSRSLYSGHGSGLVLQWDLTGDTANQQTDNPSFLRQKKLDFAINSMALVGKQEESLAIAGRFNRLMLWNFKQDTLTPLPYSSGGKENYILSVAAPEHHPELLATADNQGKISLWNLHNCLATDKPCELVDEWTTGHQGKPVQSVAFSPDACYLASAGEDGRVMLWTLDNRTNQVLDGKSLAQSSQPMNAVDVVRVDKKVLVVSGGDDHRVKLYQAQDLNPKCS encoded by the coding sequence ATGTCTAAACTGATTACCACAGTTCTTTCTACTCAGACGCTCAAATATAAGCCAGGTTCTACGGCTAGTTTTGATGTCGTGGTGACCAATAATAGCACTGAGTTTTCTACGTTTCAGCTAGAAGTGGCGGCTTCGGGGGTAGAAGCTCACGCAAACTATTGGTATCGGTTGGCTCCCGATGTTTCGGCAAAAATTCCGGGGGGCGATCGCACCCAGTTTACGGTCACAATTATCGATGTGCCGCCTGTACCGGGCGGGTTTGCCGGAACAATGACATTGACGATTCGGGTACTTTCGTTGGACTTGCGTGACGAAGATCGGCAGGTATTGAATTTACTGGTAGAAGGAACAGGGGTGCTTTCGCCTCGGTTAGAGTTGCCTTCGCGTAAATTTCAGGGTGTGCCAGGCGATCTAATTGAAATGCCAGTCACCATTTATAACCTGAACCGTCATTCGGCGAATGTTAGTTTGCGGATTTTGGGGTTAGAGCTAGCGTGGATGGTAGATGGTGGAGAGCGTCGCATTCAAGTTCCACCGAATGGTCAATTAGAGACGATTTTACTATGTCTGTTGCCTTCTCCAGTTCAAGCGCCCAGCGAGATTTATCAGTTCATTATTGAAGCGCGTCAGCCACAGGCAGCGCCAGCACAGGTAGAGGCAGTGTTGACGGTGATGCCGTTGGGCTATGTTGATTTCCGCTGTCATCCCCTTCGGCAGAGGATTCCGGCGACAAGAGGCTGGTGGAAAAATCGTCGCGCAGATTCTGCTATCTATACGCTGGAATTGGATAACCAGAGTAATTTGCAGCAGACCGTTACAGTTGATGTGCAGCAGAAAGATGTGTCGGTTCAGAGCTTGTTGTTAGCGGGGGGCGCGCTCTTCGAGATACCCGCAAGGGGTCGCCAAAAAGCTCAGGCTCGTCTGCGAAGTCGGTTAGAAGTAACGCCTGAAAACGCAGTTTTAAATATTGGTGAAACAAATACACTTCAACTCAAAGTTCGTCATCCTCGTCCTTATGTGGGCTGGTCGCATCAGCTTGTATTACAAGTCAAGGCAATGCTGGCTGAGCCTGGCTTAGAGGTTCGCAACAATACCCAAACTTTGCGACTAAAGGTTCTGCCGATTGTGCCTTGGTTTTTACAACTGCTGTTCTTGCTCATGCTGATGTTAGCGCTGTTTATTCCAGCTTTATTAAAGAGTGGACATCAGGCTCCTGTTAATGCAGTTCAGTTTAATGGCTTGGCAACTGAAGTGGTTAGTGCTTCGGATGATGAAACAATTCGACGGTGGCAAGTTAAGGGTGAGCGCCTGATCTCGGAAGGAATTGTTAACCGTGCGGATAAAGCAATTCGCGTGGTGCGATATCGTCCTGTGGATAATGATTTAATTGCAGATGGTTTTGAAAATGGACAGATTCAGATTTCTAATTTACTAACTCGCAAGCTGCAATCTTCTTTCTTTCATAAAAAAGACGATCGGGTGTTTGATATTCGCTTTGCCCAAGATTCGCGATCGCTCTACAGCGGACATGGCAGTGGCTTAGTGTTGCAGTGGGATTTGACAGGCGATACTGCTAATCAACAAACTGATAATCCATCTTTTTTACGACAAAAGAAACTAGATTTCGCTATTAATTCAATGGCACTAGTCGGGAAACAGGAAGAGAGTTTGGCGATCGCTGGAAGGTTCAATCGGCTTATGCTTTGGAACTTTAAACAGGACACCCTCACACCTTTACCCTACTCATCAGGAGGTAAAGAAAATTACATCCTGAGTGTTGCTGCCCCTGAACATCATCCAGAACTGCTCGCAACTGCTGACAATCAGGGCAAGATTAGCCTCTGGAACCTACACAATTGCCTAGCCACTGATAAGCCCTGTGAACTGGTGGATGAATGGACGACAGGACATCAGGGCAAACCTGTGCAGTCGGTTGCGTTCAGTCCTGATGCTTGCTATTTAGCTAGTGCTGGAGAAGATGGACGAGTCATGCTATGGACATTGGATAATCGTACTAATCAAGTATTGGATGGTAAATCACTAGCTCAATCTTCTCAACCTATGAATGCTGTTGACGTGGTGCGTGTTGACAAGAAAGTATTAGTTGTGAGTGGCGGCGATGATCATCGCGTCAAGCTATATCAAGCGCAGGATTTAAACCCGAAGTGTAGTTAA
- a CDS encoding DUF29 domain-containing protein, with protein MRRFTIAEQHLRIQTLLANSPSLKVYVENELPRSYQNACKLAAAETGLGRETFPANCPYTVSKLFNDDLYL; from the coding sequence TTGAGGCGCTTTACCATAGCGGAGCAGCATTTGCGCATTCAAACCTTACTGGCTAATAGCCCCAGCCTTAAGGTTTACGTAGAGAATGAGTTGCCGCGATCGTACCAAAATGCTTGCAAGCTAGCTGCTGCTGAAACTGGATTAGGGCGAGAGACGTTTCCAGCCAATTGTCCTTACACAGTTTCTAAACTCTTCAACGACGATTTGTATTTATAG
- a CDS encoding GPW/gp25 family protein, with amino-acid sequence MSKTNDQPHHLGQGWGFPLKVNVQGGLQLSGTIRNVEESIQIILRTSLGERIHRPKFGSRLSELTFAPMNTQTLLMIRLHVQDALETWEPRIKLDAVRADPDPTQGRVDIVIHYHCKGGHDPRSLVYPFYLLPSAG; translated from the coding sequence ATGTCAAAGACAAATGATCAGCCACATCATCTTGGGCAAGGATGGGGGTTCCCGTTAAAGGTGAACGTGCAGGGCGGGTTGCAGTTGAGTGGAACAATTCGCAATGTGGAGGAATCAATTCAGATTATTCTGCGAACTAGCTTAGGTGAGCGAATTCATCGCCCTAAGTTTGGTTCACGGTTATCAGAATTAACCTTTGCACCCATGAATACTCAGACGCTTCTGATGATTCGCTTGCATGTGCAGGATGCGTTAGAAACGTGGGAGCCGCGCATTAAACTTGATGCAGTGCGGGCTGATCCAGATCCAACGCAGGGACGGGTTGATATTGTCATTCACTATCACTGTAAGGGTGGACATGATCCGCGCAGTTTAGTTTATCCCTTTTATTTGTTGCCATCAGCGGGGTAA
- a CDS encoding class I SAM-dependent methyltransferase has product MTATSIGQTIQRHIPLTGNIHGKSSLAYTATRGAVKAVNAVQMSVAEAYINGLEVPDAVLRSLFDTCMPVFFKHFPALLAPYEWVLTETDHLAEGSRELMQLQYDLPQGMLNRMLGDSPVIYPKYSMGLWERGAENLEQSQIQMLDDLIEKLGIEDGDRVLDFGCGWGCVPNYIMSKFPNVQFTGLNLSHEQCEYIRQKMQDPESHLSSGRFTLFEGDLNEAEFPEKFDKILSVGVFCHVGNLTQAFKKLATFLKPQGKVFIHIITVRTPNNISSVYTHKYIFPHGRYWNFDAVPSCNQDLKTVQRWYLNGINYSKTFANWLKNFDDSQAEVKTLDYGMDYNKFRRIWRFYLIWLGSNFASCDGEINGNGQYLMELA; this is encoded by the coding sequence ATGACTGCAACATCCATCGGACAAACAATTCAACGGCACATTCCATTAACAGGCAATATTCACGGTAAGAGTTCTCTAGCCTATACTGCAACACGTGGCGCGGTGAAGGCGGTTAATGCTGTCCAAATGTCGGTAGCAGAGGCTTATATTAACGGGTTAGAGGTGCCCGATGCGGTTTTACGATCGCTTTTTGACACCTGTATGCCTGTGTTTTTTAAACATTTTCCTGCGCTTTTAGCGCCCTACGAGTGGGTTTTGACTGAAACCGACCACCTGGCAGAAGGTTCCAGAGAGTTAATGCAGCTTCAGTATGATCTGCCTCAAGGAATGCTTAATCGAATGCTGGGTGATAGTCCTGTCATCTACCCTAAGTACAGTATGGGGCTTTGGGAGCGAGGGGCGGAGAATTTAGAGCAGTCGCAAATTCAGATGCTTGATGACCTGATTGAAAAACTAGGAATTGAAGATGGCGATCGCGTTTTAGATTTTGGCTGCGGTTGGGGCTGTGTGCCGAATTATATTATGTCTAAGTTTCCCAACGTGCAGTTCACAGGTTTAAACCTCAGCCATGAACAGTGCGAGTATATACGGCAGAAAATGCAAGACCCCGAAAGCCACCTCAGTTCGGGTAGATTCACCCTATTTGAAGGAGATTTAAACGAAGCAGAATTTCCCGAAAAGTTCGACAAAATTCTTTCCGTTGGCGTTTTTTGTCATGTCGGCAATTTAACCCAAGCCTTCAAGAAACTTGCTACTTTCTTAAAGCCCCAGGGCAAAGTATTTATTCATATCATCACCGTCCGCACGCCCAATAATATTTCCAGCGTTTATACCCACAAGTACATTTTCCCCCACGGGCGCTACTGGAATTTCGATGCCGTGCCTAGCTGCAATCAAGACCTGAAAACGGTGCAGCGATGGTATCTCAACGGCATCAACTATTCCAAAACTTTTGCTAACTGGCTAAAGAATTTTGATGACAGTCAGGCGGAAGTGAAAACGCTAGATTACGGCATGGACTACAACAAATTTCGTCGCATCTGGCGATTTTATTTGATTTGGCTTGGGTCTAATTTTGCCAGTTGCGATGGTGAAATTAATGGAAATGGACAGTATTTAATGGAGCTAGCATAG
- a CDS encoding putative baseplate assembly protein: MEFDFLPKLPKSDLDDRSFKDLVDECILRIPRYCPEWTNFNPGDPGITLVELFAWMTEQMLQRFNQVPRRNYVAFLELLGIRLHPPTPAQADITFYLTTALPSTYQIPGGIEVTTERMEDGETIGFSTDRALTIAKPVVSHFLTAETAEIVPRAMRDRFTNLWTQHDDGHWEGREQPIFSEQPQPGNCFYIGFDPTQSIEGNVIALTVGGEAATSTGINPDYPPLRWEAWDGQKWQSALINNTDDSTRGFSFSGTAQPSAVQAADVVLHLPQQFPVEYFATYQGRWVRCVYVLPENSNIGSRSSGYSSSPQIMKLAVRSIGGTVSASQCKLIRDELIGESDGTPGQNFSIQGVPILPRQEGEHLLIIPPHGLPQIWQEVNDFADSTVEDRHYTIDSQTGLLQFGPLIREPAQLKENVQIRARIQIGGESAIALMGETMTERQYGAVPSRGAMLRMVAYRTGGGQKGNVQRHTLRTLKSAVPYVARATNHAAARNGADAESLDDAVIRVPRMLRTRDRAVTPEDFEALTLQGARGAIARVLCPSQQSKEHPGRVELLIVPQVSRDGVERGDGIDPAQLMILPQMKEQVLEYLDERRLLGIQVQLSEPEYVGVAVQTEVGLEPEYNHPQAQQEILRSLRVALYRFLNPLTGGAQGTGWAFGSAVYPSDIITLIQRTTGVRYLGAVLLFELRRQENGWVRSLSTEGIVNPGANGLICSWADAQLRSGHAISLIS, from the coding sequence GTGGAATTTGATTTTTTGCCGAAGTTACCGAAGTCAGATCTTGACGATCGCTCCTTTAAAGATCTTGTTGATGAGTGCATTCTGCGAATTCCGCGCTACTGCCCAGAGTGGACAAATTTTAATCCGGGTGATCCGGGCATTACGTTGGTTGAGCTATTTGCTTGGATGACTGAGCAGATGTTGCAGCGGTTCAACCAGGTGCCTCGACGGAACTATGTGGCGTTTTTAGAACTGCTGGGAATTCGACTACATCCCCCAACCCCGGCTCAAGCCGATATTACTTTTTATCTGACTACGGCATTACCTTCGACGTATCAAATTCCTGGTGGCATTGAAGTTACAACAGAACGAATGGAGGATGGAGAGACGATCGGATTTAGTACTGATCGAGCGTTGACCATTGCTAAACCTGTAGTCAGTCATTTTCTAACGGCAGAGACAGCAGAAATTGTACCGAGAGCAATGCGCGATCGCTTTACTAATTTATGGACACAGCATGACGATGGACACTGGGAAGGACGCGAACAACCCATCTTTAGTGAACAGCCTCAACCCGGAAATTGTTTCTATATTGGATTCGATCCGACTCAGTCGATTGAAGGGAATGTGATTGCTTTGACAGTCGGGGGTGAAGCGGCAACTTCAACAGGAATTAACCCTGATTACCCACCTTTACGATGGGAAGCTTGGGATGGGCAAAAGTGGCAATCTGCGTTAATCAATAATACGGATGATAGCACGCGCGGATTTAGCTTTAGTGGTACGGCTCAACCCTCGGCAGTGCAAGCGGCAGATGTGGTATTGCACTTGCCTCAACAATTCCCAGTAGAATACTTTGCAACGTATCAGGGACGGTGGGTTCGTTGCGTTTACGTGTTGCCTGAGAATAGTAATATTGGCAGCCGATCATCGGGATATAGTAGTTCACCGCAGATTATGAAACTGGCAGTGCGATCGATTGGTGGAACGGTAAGTGCGAGTCAGTGCAAGCTGATCCGGGATGAATTAATTGGGGAAAGTGATGGCACACCAGGGCAAAACTTTTCAATTCAGGGAGTGCCCATTTTGCCGCGTCAGGAAGGCGAACATTTATTGATCATACCGCCTCACGGATTGCCCCAAATTTGGCAGGAGGTGAATGATTTTGCAGATTCGACGGTGGAAGATCGACATTATACGATCGATTCTCAGACGGGGCTACTTCAGTTTGGTCCTTTAATTCGGGAACCTGCTCAGTTAAAAGAAAATGTTCAGATCCGTGCCAGGATCCAGATTGGGGGCGAATCGGCGATCGCCCTGATGGGTGAGACTATGACAGAGCGGCAGTATGGGGCGGTGCCGTCGCGGGGGGCGATGCTGCGCATGGTGGCGTATCGTACAGGGGGCGGACAGAAGGGCAATGTCCAGCGTCATACGTTGCGTACGCTGAAGTCGGCGGTGCCTTATGTGGCGAGGGCAACCAATCATGCAGCGGCTAGGAATGGGGCAGATGCTGAGTCATTGGATGATGCGGTGATTCGCGTGCCTCGGATGTTACGAACCCGCGATCGCGCTGTTACGCCTGAAGATTTTGAAGCATTGACCTTGCAAGGAGCGCGAGGGGCGATCGCCCGTGTACTGTGCCCCAGCCAGCAGTCGAAAGAGCATCCTGGACGGGTGGAGCTTCTGATTGTACCGCAGGTGAGTCGGGACGGAGTTGAGCGGGGGGATGGGATTGATCCGGCTCAGTTAATGATCTTACCCCAAATGAAAGAACAGGTTTTGGAATACCTGGATGAACGGCGATTGCTAGGCATTCAAGTTCAGCTTTCGGAACCCGAATATGTCGGAGTGGCGGTACAAACTGAAGTGGGTTTAGAGCCGGAATATAATCATCCCCAGGCACAGCAGGAGATTTTGCGAAGCCTGCGAGTCGCGCTTTATCGGTTTCTCAATCCACTAACTGGCGGCGCTCAAGGCACGGGTTGGGCTTTTGGTTCTGCGGTTTATCCTTCGGATATTATTACGTTGATTCAACGGACAACAGGAGTACGGTACCTAGGTGCGGTGTTGCTGTTTGAGTTGCGGCGACAGGAAAATGGCTGGGTTCGATCGCTTTCCACCGAAGGCATTGTTAATCCGGGTGCTAACGGTTTGATTTGTTCGTGGGCAGATGCGCAGTTGCGATCGGGTCATGCGATTAGCCTCATTAGTTAA
- a CDS encoding urease accessory protein UreD, producing the protein MRLIDSSKPTGWQGNLQLEFGHREGETILSRSLMQAPLKIQRPFYPEGKSICHGVMLHTAGGIVGGDRLSSQIRLHPNAQVLLTTAAATKVYGSDQESNQVIHVQVAENAGLEWLPQETIIFDGARYRQAVRVELETGATWLGWDITRLGRSARGEQFLSGEWRSHLEVWQAGQLLWVDPQWLVGGSEMLWSAHGLSGCAVVGSFGFVGREVSPEFVAEVRSRLAEGDATDFPAADMGVTRLMNGFLCRYRGNSTTEARQRFTQVWDLLRQHYLGRSGCLPRVWQR; encoded by the coding sequence ATGAGATTGATAGATTCTTCTAAACCGACAGGTTGGCAGGGAAATTTACAACTAGAGTTTGGTCATCGCGAGGGTGAGACCATTTTGAGCCGCAGTTTAATGCAAGCGCCTCTGAAGATTCAACGACCGTTTTATCCTGAAGGGAAAAGCATTTGTCATGGCGTGATGCTGCATACGGCTGGGGGAATTGTGGGGGGCGATCGTCTCTCTAGCCAGATTCGTCTGCATCCTAATGCCCAAGTTTTACTGACAACGGCAGCGGCGACTAAAGTTTATGGAAGCGATCAGGAATCTAATCAAGTCATTCATGTTCAAGTTGCTGAGAATGCGGGTTTAGAATGGTTGCCTCAAGAAACAATTATTTTTGATGGGGCTAGATATCGTCAGGCGGTGCGGGTAGAACTGGAGACAGGGGCAACTTGGTTAGGTTGGGATATTACCAGGTTAGGGCGGAGCGCCAGGGGCGAACAGTTTTTGTCGGGAGAATGGCGATCGCATCTAGAAGTTTGGCAGGCGGGGCAATTGCTGTGGGTTGATCCTCAGTGGCTGGTGGGAGGGAGTGAAATGTTGTGGAGCGCCCATGGGCTGTCAGGGTGTGCGGTGGTGGGAAGTTTTGGGTTTGTGGGGCGGGAGGTATCGCCGGAGTTTGTGGCGGAGGTGCGATCGCGTTTGGCTGAGGGAGATGCTACGGATTTTCCGGCGGCTGACATGGGGGTAACTCGTCTAATGAATGGGTTTCTGTGTCGGTATCGGGGCAATTCTACGACAGAGGCAAGGCAGCGGTTCACTCAGGTTTGGGATTTGTTGCGACAGCATTATTTAGGGCGATCGGGCTGCCTGCCCAGAGTATGGCAGAGATAA
- a CDS encoding glycosyltransferase family 2 protein → SSQIAGICFTHIAFSVLRAFYSQLTLRELFYRLADFSNILLELDRQLAWLFHEIQGVEQQCEIFISDNCSTDGTPEIIQKWQAVFTNTSFTTNRNLENIFGVPNLALCLQAAKGKFVWTIGDDDRIKLGTLSHVLNLLKQNPDLAMLYLNFNGYDERTCESVNVNDIPDDHWLDASFAATCKNGQAVFEHCIEQNFGAVIFLTATIYRTQFVQEALRRWPESKDNWGGQGFWTGFCATQGQVMITPDNYVECKLGVSHWQQEGLNWSKIGHRDIPEVFLKLEARAGYSRQFCKKMVLKNYKDIQSKVTHITTHVKTFLKWPRVAVSLVFLLLF, encoded by the coding sequence CAGTAGTCAGATTGCTGGGATATGCTTTACTCATATTGCTTTCTCGGTGCTGCGTGCTTTCTATTCGCAGCTTACACTGAGAGAGCTTTTTTACCGACTAGCTGACTTTTCAAACATCCTCTTAGAATTAGATCGGCAACTGGCTTGGCTGTTTCATGAAATCCAAGGGGTTGAGCAACAATGTGAGATCTTCATTTCAGATAACTGCTCCACCGATGGCACTCCCGAAATTATTCAAAAGTGGCAAGCAGTCTTCACTAATACCTCATTTACAACTAACCGAAACCTCGAAAACATATTTGGAGTTCCTAACTTAGCGCTTTGTTTGCAAGCTGCAAAGGGAAAATTTGTTTGGACAATTGGTGATGATGATCGAATTAAACTTGGAACGCTGTCTCACGTCTTAAACTTACTGAAGCAGAATCCAGATCTGGCTATGCTTTATCTTAACTTTAATGGGTATGACGAGCGTACCTGTGAGTCGGTGAACGTTAATGATATCCCCGATGATCATTGGTTAGATGCAAGCTTTGCAGCGACATGCAAAAATGGTCAAGCCGTCTTTGAACACTGCATAGAACAAAACTTTGGGGCTGTCATTTTTTTGACTGCAACTATCTATCGCACACAGTTTGTTCAGGAGGCTTTGCGCCGATGGCCAGAAAGTAAGGACAACTGGGGCGGACAAGGCTTTTGGACGGGTTTTTGTGCGACCCAAGGTCAGGTCATGATTACTCCTGACAACTATGTTGAATGTAAGCTTGGAGTCAGCCATTGGCAGCAGGAAGGACTGAATTGGTCAAAGATTGGTCATCGTGATATTCCAGAAGTTTTTCTGAAGCTTGAAGCAAGGGCTGGCTATTCTCGGCAGTTCTGCAAAAAAATGGTATTGAAGAACTACAAAGACATTCAAAGTAAGGTTACTCACATTACTACTCACGTAAAAACATTCCTAAAGTGGCCTCGGGTGGCCGTCTCTTTAGTCTTTCTCCTACTATTTTAG